CGCGGTCATCGGCGGTACGTCCCTCTTCGGCGGACGCGGCAAGGTCTGGTCGGCGCTGCTGGGCATCCTGGTCATCCAGTCCATCGTCCAGGGCCTCAACCAGATGAACCTGTCCTCGAACGCGATCCAGTACATGATCACCGGAGCGGTCCTGCTCATCGCCGTGATCATCGACTCGGTATCCCGTCGTACGCAGAAGACGGCGGGTCGCGCGTAGGGTCGTCCCGCGCGTAACGCTCGCCACAGTGTCCGGCGCCGCGAAACCGGCGCCGGGCACTGCTGCGTCCGGAGCAGTGCACGAGTCCGTACGCGGGCTCGTGGAAGGCCGTGCGCAGCCGTACAGATCAGCGACATGTCGGCCGTGAGGGTGATGCCTCACCCCCCGGCCCGATGTCCGCGATCCAAGACGGAACATTAGACTCGACAAATCGGCAAGCTCGACCAGCTCAAACGCAAGGAGGCACGGGTGGCTCTGCTGACCCGTATCAGGGGACCGCGAGATCTGGACCGGCTTTCCCCGGAACAGCTGGACCAGCTGGCCGACGAGATCAGGACGTTCCTCGTGGACGCCGTCTCGAAGACCGGCGGGCACCTCGGCCCCAACCTCGGTGTGGTCGAGCTGACCATCGCCCTGCACCGCGTGTTCGACTCCCCGAAGGACAAGGTCCTCTGGGACACCGGCCACCAGAGCTACGTCCACAAGCTGCTCACCGGCCGCCAGGACTTCTCCCAGCTCAAGATGAAGGGCGGCCTCTCCGGCTACCCCTCGCAGGCGGAGTCCGAGCACGACGTCATCGAGAACTCGCACGCCTCGACGGTCCTCGGCTGGGCCGACGGCCTCGCCAAGGCCAACGAGGTCCTGAGGAAGGACGACCACGTCGTCGCCGTCATCGGCGACGGAGCCCTCACGGGCGGCATGGCCTGGGAGGCGCTGAACAACATCGCCGCCGCCAAGGACCGCCCGCTCGTCATCGTCGTCAACGACAACGAGCGGTCGTACGCGCCCACCATCGGCGGCCTCGCCAACCACCTGGCGACCCTGCGCACCACCGACGGCTACGAGCGCTTCCTCGCCCGCGGCAAGGACATCCTGGAGCGCACCCCCGTCGTCGGGAAGCCGCTCTACGAGACCCTGCACGGCGCCAAGAAGGGCCTCAAGGACTTCATCGCCCCGCAGGGCATGTTCGAGGACCTCGGCCTCAAGTACGTCGGCCCCATCGACGGCCACGACATCGAGGCCCTGGAGTCCGCGCTGACCCGCGCCAAGCGCTTCGGCGGCCCGGTCATCGTCCACTGCCTCACCGAGAAGGGCCGCGGCTACCAGCCTGCCCTGCAGGACGAGGCGGACCGCTTCCACGCCGTCGGCAAGATCCACCCCGACACCGGTCTGCCCATCGCCTCGTCCGGCGCCGACTGGACGGGCGTCTTCGCCCAGGAGATGGTCGAGCTCGGCAAGGAGCGCGCGGACATCGTCGCGATCACCGCGGCCATGCTCCAGCCCGTCGGCCTCGACAAGTTCGCCAAGGCCTTCCCGGAGCGCGTCTTCGACGTCGGCATCGCCGAGCAGCACGCCGCCGTCTCCGCGGCCGGCCTCGCCACCGGCGGCCTCCACCCGGTCTTCGCCGTGTACGCGACCTTCCTCAACCGCGCCTTCGACCAGGTCCTGATGGACGTGGCCCTGCACAAGTGCGGCGTCACCTTCGTCCTGGACCGGGCCGGTGTCACCGGCACCGACGGCGCCTCGCACAACGGCATGTGGGACATGTCGATCCTCCAGGTCGTGCCCGGTCTGCGGCTCGCCGCCCCGCGCGACGCCGACCAGGTCCGCGCCCAGCTGCGCGAGGCCGTCGAGGTGACCGACGCCCCGACCGTGGTCCGCTTCTCCAAGGGCGCGGTCGGCCCGGCCGTCCCCGCGCTGCGCCGCGTCGGCGGCATGGACGTGCTCCGTGAGCCCGGCACCGACACGCCCGACGTCCTCCTGGTCTCGGTGGGCGCGCTGGCCCCGATGTGCCTGGAGATCGCCGGTCTCCTCGACCGGCAGGGCATCTCCACCACCGTCGTCGACCCCCGCTGGGTCAAGCCCGTCGACGAGGCCCTCGCCCCGCTCGCCGAGCGCCACCGGGTCGTCGTCACCGTCGAGGACAACAGCCGCGTCGGCGGCGTCGGCTCGGCCGTCGCCCAGGCGCTGCGCGACGCCGGTGTGGACGTACCGCTGCGTGACTTCGGTATCCCGCCGCGCTTCCTCGACCACGCCTCGCGCGCCGAGGTCATGGCCGAGATCGGTCTGACCGCCCCGGACATCGCCCGCCAGGTCACCGGCCTGGTCTCGCGCCTGGACGGACGTTTCGAGAGCAGCGCCAAGGCCGTGGAGCCCGCGCGCGACTGACGGTCTGCGTCACCCCGCGTCACCTTTGGGCCGGTCGGATCACTCTTCGGAGTGCCGACCGGCCCTTTCGCGTGCATTCTGACCATAGAACGGGCAACTCCCTGGCATGGAGGTACGACGGTGAGTACGGACCAGCAGCCACGGGCGAACTCCGGAATCTTCCGGACCAAGTCGGTCGAGCAGTCGATCCGCGACACGGAGGAGCCGGAGCACGCGCTCCGGAAGTCCCTGTCCGCATGGGATCTGACCGTCTTCGGCGTCGGCGTCATCATCGGCACGGGCATCTTCGTCCTCACGGGCAAGGTCGCCAAGGAGAACGCGGGACCGGCCACGGCCCTCGCCTTCGTCGCCGCCGGCATCGTCTGCGCCCTCGCCGCCCTCTGCTACGCCGAGTTCGCCTCGACGGTGCCGGTGGCGGGATCGGCGTACACCTTCGCGTACGCCTCGATCGGCGAGCTGCCGGCCTGGATCATCGGCTGGGACCTCGTCCTGGAGTTCGCCCTGGGTACGGCGGTGGTCGCCGTCGGCTGGTCGGGCTACGTCCGCTCGCTCATGGACAACATCGGCTGGCACCTACCGGCCTCGCTCGAAGGCCCTGACGCACCGGGTGGTTCCTTCGACATCCTGGCGTTCCTGCTGGTCCTGGTGCTGACCGTGATCCTCGTCCTGGGCATGAAGCTGTCCGCCCGGATCACCGCGGTCGTCGTGGCGATCAAGGTGACCGTGGTCATGATCGTGATCGTCGCGGGCCTGTTCTTCATCGTCGGCGACAACTACGACCCGTTCATCCCGCCGGCCGTCACCCCGGAGGGCGGCGGCTCCAACTGGGACTCCCCGCTCATCCAGACGCTGTTCGGCTACGAGCCGACCAACTTCGGCGTGATGGGCATCTTCACCGCCGCCTCGGTCGTCTTCTTCGCCTTCATCGGCTTCGACGTGGTGGCCACCGCCGCCGAGGAGACCAAGCTGCCGCAGCGGGACATGCCCCGGGGCATCCTCGGCTCCCTCCTCATCTGCACCGTGCTGTACGTGGCCGTGGCCCTCGTCGTCACCGGTATGCAGCACTACACGGAGCTCTCCGTGAGCGCCCCGCTCGCCGACGCCTTCAAAGCCGCCGGACACCCCTTCTACGCGGGCGTGATCAGCTTCGGCGCCGCCGTCGGCCTCACCACGGTCTGTCTGATCCTGCTTCTCGGCCAGACCCGCGTCTTCTTCGCGATGAGCCGCGACGGCCTGCTGCCGCGCTTCTTCTCCATCACCCACCCGAAGTACCGGACGCCGTACCGCCCGACGATCCTGCTCGGTGTGATCATCGCCATCGTCGCCGGCTTCACCAGCATCAACGAGCTCGCGACCCTGGTGAACATCGGCACGCTCTTCGCCTTCGTCGTCGTCGCCGTCGGCGTCATGGTGCTCCGCAAGACCCGCCCCGACCTGCCGCGGGCCTTCCGCACCCCGTGGGTGCCCGTGCTGCCGATCCTCTCCATCGCCGCCTCGTTCTGGCTGATGCTGAACCTGCCGGGGGAGACCTGGTTCCGGTTCGCCGTGTGGATGGCGATCGGCATCGTCGTGTACTTCCTGTACGGGCGCGGACACAGCCGGTTGGGCCGGGAGGGCCGGGAAGCGAAGTACTGAGCGGGAGCCGCGGGCCGGGGTCGACGGCGCGGCGGAGAGGGTCCGGACGGGCGACTACAGTCGGTCCGTATCCGACCCGCCTCCTGACGACCGGAGTGATGGACCCCCATGGCGAATCGATCCGAGACACCCGCCGTCCACCCCCACGGTTCCT
Above is a genomic segment from Streptomyces sp. NBC_00094 containing:
- a CDS encoding amino acid permease, translating into MSTDQQPRANSGIFRTKSVEQSIRDTEEPEHALRKSLSAWDLTVFGVGVIIGTGIFVLTGKVAKENAGPATALAFVAAGIVCALAALCYAEFASTVPVAGSAYTFAYASIGELPAWIIGWDLVLEFALGTAVVAVGWSGYVRSLMDNIGWHLPASLEGPDAPGGSFDILAFLLVLVLTVILVLGMKLSARITAVVVAIKVTVVMIVIVAGLFFIVGDNYDPFIPPAVTPEGGGSNWDSPLIQTLFGYEPTNFGVMGIFTAASVVFFAFIGFDVVATAAEETKLPQRDMPRGILGSLLICTVLYVAVALVVTGMQHYTELSVSAPLADAFKAAGHPFYAGVISFGAAVGLTTVCLILLLGQTRVFFAMSRDGLLPRFFSITHPKYRTPYRPTILLGVIIAIVAGFTSINELATLVNIGTLFAFVVVAVGVMVLRKTRPDLPRAFRTPWVPVLPILSIAASFWLMLNLPGETWFRFAVWMAIGIVVYFLYGRGHSRLGREGREAKY
- the dxs gene encoding 1-deoxy-D-xylulose-5-phosphate synthase, with the translated sequence MALLTRIRGPRDLDRLSPEQLDQLADEIRTFLVDAVSKTGGHLGPNLGVVELTIALHRVFDSPKDKVLWDTGHQSYVHKLLTGRQDFSQLKMKGGLSGYPSQAESEHDVIENSHASTVLGWADGLAKANEVLRKDDHVVAVIGDGALTGGMAWEALNNIAAAKDRPLVIVVNDNERSYAPTIGGLANHLATLRTTDGYERFLARGKDILERTPVVGKPLYETLHGAKKGLKDFIAPQGMFEDLGLKYVGPIDGHDIEALESALTRAKRFGGPVIVHCLTEKGRGYQPALQDEADRFHAVGKIHPDTGLPIASSGADWTGVFAQEMVELGKERADIVAITAAMLQPVGLDKFAKAFPERVFDVGIAEQHAAVSAAGLATGGLHPVFAVYATFLNRAFDQVLMDVALHKCGVTFVLDRAGVTGTDGASHNGMWDMSILQVVPGLRLAAPRDADQVRAQLREAVEVTDAPTVVRFSKGAVGPAVPALRRVGGMDVLREPGTDTPDVLLVSVGALAPMCLEIAGLLDRQGISTTVVDPRWVKPVDEALAPLAERHRVVVTVEDNSRVGGVGSAVAQALRDAGVDVPLRDFGIPPRFLDHASRAEVMAEIGLTAPDIARQVTGLVSRLDGRFESSAKAVEPARD